The Gammaproteobacteria bacterium genome has a window encoding:
- a CDS encoding FAD-dependent oxidoreductase: MANNFQFIQVKRLDPKKKPVEIRIKEYREIYGSFDRAEAAQQSERCLACGNPYCEWKCPVHNYIPNWLKLVAEGNLFEAAELSHRTNSLPEICGRVCPQDRLCEGACTLNDGFGAVTIGAVEKYISDTAFAQGWRPDLSKVKATGKRVAIIGAGPAGLGCADILVRNGVKAVVYDRNPEIGGLLTFGIPEFKLEKEVIKLRREIMEGMGVEFVLNTEIGKDIPFQKLLNEYDAVFLGMGTYTYMKGGFPGEDLPGVYEALPFLVSNANQCLGYEQGAAGFVSVARQRVVVLGGGDTAMDCNRTSIRQGAESVVCAYRRDEENMPGSKREVANAKEEGVEFLWNRQPVEIVGKDKVEGVKLVTTRLGAPDARGRRQPEVVPGSEEIVPADRVIIAFGFRPSPAPWFKDFSIETDAQGRVKAPADNRYKHQTTNPKIFAGGDMVRGSDLVVTAVFEGRQAAEGILEYLEV, encoded by the coding sequence ATGGCTAACAATTTCCAGTTCATACAAGTGAAGCGCCTTGACCCGAAGAAAAAGCCGGTCGAGATTCGCATCAAGGAATATCGCGAGATTTACGGCAGTTTTGATCGCGCTGAAGCGGCGCAGCAGTCCGAACGTTGCCTGGCCTGCGGTAATCCTTATTGTGAATGGAAATGCCCGGTCCACAATTACATCCCCAATTGGCTGAAACTGGTGGCGGAAGGCAATCTTTTTGAAGCGGCGGAATTGTCACATCGTACCAATTCCTTGCCGGAAATCTGCGGCCGTGTTTGTCCGCAAGACCGCCTTTGTGAAGGTGCCTGTACGCTGAACGATGGTTTCGGTGCGGTCACCATCGGCGCCGTCGAGAAATACATCTCTGACACCGCCTTTGCGCAAGGCTGGCGGCCGGATTTGTCCAAGGTAAAAGCCACGGGCAAGCGCGTCGCCATTATCGGTGCTGGTCCTGCGGGCTTGGGCTGCGCCGACATTCTGGTGCGTAATGGCGTGAAAGCCGTGGTTTATGATCGTAATCCCGAGATCGGCGGTTTGCTGACCTTTGGTATTCCGGAATTCAAATTGGAAAAAGAAGTCATCAAGTTGCGCCGTGAAATCATGGAAGGCATGGGTGTTGAATTTGTGCTCAATACCGAAATCGGCAAAGACATCCCGTTCCAGAAATTATTGAATGAGTACGATGCCGTATTTCTGGGGATGGGTACTTACACCTATATGAAAGGCGGCTTTCCGGGTGAGGATTTGCCCGGTGTTTACGAGGCGCTGCCATTCCTGGTTTCCAACGCGAATCAGTGCCTCGGTTACGAGCAGGGTGCGGCGGGTTTTGTGAGCGTGGCCCGGCAGCGAGTAGTGGTGCTCGGCGGTGGTGATACGGCGATGGACTGTAATCGCACATCCATTCGCCAGGGTGCCGAGTCCGTAGTTTGCGCCTATCGCCGTGACGAGGAAAACATGCCGGGTTCGAAGCGCGAAGTTGCCAATGCCAAGGAAGAAGGTGTTGAGTTTCTCTGGAATCGGCAGCCGGTAGAAATCGTGGGTAAGGATAAAGTTGAGGGCGTAAAGCTTGTGACCACGCGTCTTGGCGCGCCCGATGCCCGTGGCCGCCGTCAGCCCGAAGTGGTGCCAGGTTCCGAAGAAATTGTGCCGGCTGATCGCGTGATTATTGCCTTTGGCTTCCGTCCAAGTCCTGCACCGTGGTTTAAGGACTTTAGTATTGAAACCGATGCCCAAGGACGCGTTAAAGCGCCAGCAGACAATCGCTACAAGCATCAAACCACCAATCCCAAGATCTTTGCCGGTGGGGATATGGTGCGCGGCTCCGATCTCGTCGTGACGGCGGTGTTTGAAGGCCGTCAGGCAGCGGAAGGTATTTTGGAGTATTTAGAAGTTTGA